The Argentina anserina chromosome 3, drPotAnse1.1, whole genome shotgun sequence genome includes a region encoding these proteins:
- the LOC126785706 gene encoding nucleobase-ascorbate transporter 12 has protein sequence MSNSGPKARPRPGPWPPVPEASPLPPSSWAKKTGFRPKFSGETNATDSGQISLPRPPRQAEPDLEAGRARRTNGETVPVPAPVGDKEQAGVKRRKESDGGGSKNAGHHGPNGQAAVGEPNSQPRRAARSEEVVDAVPNNAEDDAYLSRPSHMKYELRDTPGFVPIGLYGFQHYLSILGSIILIPLVIVPAMGGTYEDTANVVSTVLFVSGVTTLLHTSFGSRLPLIQGPSFVYLAPALAIINSPEFQGLNGNNFKHIMKELQGAVIIGSAFQAILGYSGLMSLFLRLINPVVVSPTIAAVGLSFYSYGFPLVGSCLEIGAVQILSVILFSLYLRKISVFGHRVFLIYAVPLGLAITWATAFLLTEAGVYNYKGCDTNVPASNIISDHCRKHVSRMKHCRVDTSHALNSSPWFRFPYPLQWGTPVFHWKMAIVMCVVSIITSVDSIGSYHASSLLVASRPPTPGVVSRGIGLEGLSSVLAGLWGTGTGSTSLTENVHTIAVTKMGSRRAVELGACVLIVLSLVGKVGGFLASIPQVMVAALLCFMWAMLAALGLSNLRYSEAGSSRNIIIVGLSLFFSLSIPAYFQQYGITPNSNLSVPSYFQPYIVASHGPFRGKYGGMNYVLNTLFSLHMVIAFLAAVILDNTVPGSHQERGVYVWSEREVAKQELDVAKDYELPFRIGRVFSWVKWVGL, from the exons ATGTCGAATTCGGGCCCTAAAGCCCGGCCCCGACCCGGCCCATGGCCCCCGGTCCCGGAAGCCTCCCCATTGCCGCCCTCCTCCTGGGCCAAGAAGACCGGCTTCCGCCCCAAATTCTCCGGCGAGACCAATGCCACCGACTCCGGCCAGATATCTCTCCCCCGGCCGCCGCGCCAGGCCGAGCCCGATCTCGAGGCCGGCCGCGCGCGGCGGACGAATGGGGAGACTGTTCCTGTTCCTGCTCCGGTTGGGGATAAGGAGCAGGCGGGGGTGAAGAGGAGGAAGGAGAGCGACGGCGGCGGGTCGAAGAATGCGGGCCATCATGGGCCTAATGGGCAGGCGGCGGTGGGGGAGCCCAATTCGCAGCCGAGGAGGGCTGCGAGGAGCGAAGAAGTGGTGGATGCGGTGCCGAATAATGCGGAGGATGATGCGTATCTGTCGAGGCCTTCTCATATGAAGTATGAGCTTCGAGACACGCCGGGGTTCG ttcCCATTGGTCTTTATGGATTCCAGCATTATCTCTCGATATTGGGTTCGATAATTTTGATTCCACTCGTCATAGTTCCGGCAATGGGCGGTACTTAT GAGGATACTGCAAATGTGGTATCGACAGTGCTCTTTGTTTCGGGAGTGACAACTCTCTTGCACACGTCGTTTGGATCAAGATTGCCCTTGATACAGGGCCCGTCGTTTGTTTATTTAGCGCCTGCTTTGGCAATAATCAATTCCCCCGAATTTCAAGGActcaatggaaat AATTTTAAGCATATCATGAAGGAGCTACAGGGGGCAGTAATAATAGGTTCAGCTTTTCAAGCAATActtggatatagtggactgaTGTCATTGTTTTTGAG GTTGATCAATCCAGTGGTTGTGTCACCAACAATTGCTGCTGTCGGACTCTCTTTCTACAGTTATGGTTTCCCATTAGTTGGTAGTTGTCTTGAGATTGGTGCTGTGCAGATATTATCGGtcattcttttttctctt TACCTACGGAAGATATCTGTTTTTGGTCATCGTGTATTTCTAATATATGCA GTTCCATTGGGTCTCGCAATCACATGGGCAACTGCTTTCCTCCTAACTGAAGCTGGAGTGTACAATTATAAAGGCTGTGATACTAATGTACCAGCATCGAACATAATTTCTGATCATTGCAGAAAGCATGTGTCAAGAATGAAGCACTGTCGAGTTGATACTTCTCATGCCTTGAATTCTTCCCCATGGTTTAGGTTTCCTTATCCCTTACAATGGGGTACTCCTGTTTTCCACTGGAAAATGGCTATTGTAATGTGTGTGGTTTCAATTATCACATCAGTGGATTCG ATTGGCTCATATCATGCTTCTTCACTATTGGTGGCATCCAGGCCTCCAACTCCCGGCGTTGTTAGTCGAGGGATTGGTCTTGAAGGTCTTTCCAGCGTCTTGGCTGGTTTATGGGGTACTGGAACAGGGTCCACAAGTTTAACTGAAAATGTGCACACAATAGCTGTCACTAAGATGGGAAGCCGTAGAGCAGTTGAATTGGGTGCATGTGTCTTGATTGTATTATCCCTTGTTG GTAAAGTTGGAGGGTTTCTTGCATCAATTCCGCAAGTCATGGTTGCAGCACTTCTGTGCTTCATGTGGGCGATGCTTGCTGCACTGGGTCTGTCAAATCTACGTTATAGCGAGGCTGGAAGTTCTCGGAATATTATAATTGTCGGGCTATCTTTGTTTTTCTCACTGTCAATTCCGGCATACTTTCAGCAATATGGCATCACTCCAAACTCCAACTTATCTGTTCCAAGTTATTTTCAGCCATATATTGTTGCTTCTCATGGGCCCTTCCGTGGCAAATATGGAGGG ATGAATTATGTCCTCAACACATTATTTTCATTACACATGGTGATTGCATTCCTTGCGGCTGTTATCCTGGACAACACAGTACCTGGAAGTCATCAAGAACGTGGTGTGTATGTGTGGTCTGAACGTGAGGTTGCAAAACAGGAGCTTGATGTTGCCAAAGACTATGAGCTGCCCTTCAGAATTGGCCGGGTTTTCAGCTGGGTGAAATGGGTTGGACTCTAA
- the LOC126787775 gene encoding probable ribosome biogenesis protein RLP24, which yields MRLEKCWFCSSTVYPGHGIQFVRNDAKIFRFCRSKCHKNFKMKRNPRKVKWTKAYRRLRGKDMTQDTTFEFERKRNRPERYDRNITENTLKAIKKIDKVRVVREVKHYEKRMIKDKKPQFVHDKKELDQSITMIKAPESIRQDQNKVKVSKSVEQVHAMEE from the exons ATGAGGTTGGAGAAGTGCTGGTTCTGTTCTTCAACTGTATATCCTGGGCACGGTATCCAGTTTGTTCGTAATGATGCGAAG ATTTTTCGATTTTGTAGATCTAAATGCCACAAGAACTTCAAAATGAAAAGGAATCCTCGTAAGGTGAAGTGGACTAAGGCCTATAGGCGGTTGCGTGGAAAGGATATGACACAG GATACAACTTTTGAGTTTGAGAGGAAGAGAAATAGGCCTGAGAGATATGACAGGAATATTAcagaaaacactctcaaggcCATTAAGAAGATTGACAAGGTTAGAGTCGTCAGAGAGGTGAAGCACTATGAGAAGAG GATGATTAAGGACAAGAAACCCCAATTTGTGCATGATAAAAAGGAATTGGATCAGAGCATTACAATGATTAAGGCTCCTGAATCGATTCGACAAGATCAGAATAAAGTCAAGGTCTCAAAGTCAGTGGAACAAGTCCATGCAATGGAGgagtaa
- the LOC126787168 gene encoding F-box protein CPR1-like: MDLPEEMIVLILSWLPVKSLVRFICVSKSFHSIILQLQAARDRKTLSPRLLFPIDCPRFESIDLETPSFGDNSSVTKLNFPFEPVAGGAVELLGSCNGIVFLVFNDQIYYMWNPSTGFFRELPDTGVSFGSYNDRIIFSGVGYLPATDDYRVIVAYDGVVDFPDMCAMFSSKANAWKTFEVSDTEIDVISDQGTFINEALHWLLYEKEIMAFDSAQEEEHKVRKMLLPKDFDGHHFPEYELSAGECLLLADFDKANQYIDVWVMREYDVPDSWTKLFNLKFSYPPTGAAGWLRGLFVMGTSTLFRTSDRSENVSVKILHKGDDCGFYKVEGMGHKMIQYQESLLRIDD; the protein is encoded by the coding sequence ATGGACCTGCCTGAAGAGATGATAGTGCTAATTCTCTCCTGGCTTCCCGTGAAATCCTTAGTCCGATTTATCTGCGTTTCTAAAAGCTTCCATTCTATCATTCTCCAATTGCAAGCTGCTCGTGACCGCAAAACCCTGAGTCCTAGACTCCTCTTCCCCATTGACTGTCCTCGATTCGAATCCATAGACCTGGAGACGCCGTCGTTTGGAGATAATTCGTCTGTTACAAAGCTCAATTTTCCTTTCGAGCCAGTGGCCGGTGGTGCTGTCGAGCTACTGGGCTCATGCAATGGCATTGTGTTTCTTGTCTTTAATGATCAGATATATTATATGTGGAACCCTTCAACTGGGTTCTTCAGGGAATTACCGGACACGGGTGTTTCCTTTGGGTCTTATAATGATCGTATCATTTTTTCTGGCGTTGGCTATTTGCCGGCCACCGACGACTACAGAGTAATTGTAGCCTACGATGGTGTGGTTGATTTCCCTGATATGTGCGCCATGTTCTCGTCAAAAGCTAACGCTTGGAAAACCTTTGAGGTTTCCGATACCGAGATAGATGTGATATCTGATCAGGGGACTTTTATTAATGAGGCACTTCATTGGCTCCTTTATGAAAAGGAAATCATGGCTTTCGATTCGGCACAGGAAGAGGAACACAAAGTCAGAAAAATGTTACTTCCCAAGGATTTCGATGGGCACCATTTCCCGGAGTATGAACTTTCCGCTGGAGAATGCCTGCTTCTTGCCGATTTTGATAAGGCAAATCAATACATTGATGTATGGGTCATGAGAGAATATGATGTGCCTGACTCATGGACTAAGCTGTTTAACTTGAAGTTTTCATACCCTCCTACGGGGGCTGCAGGCTGGCTCCGTGGCCTCTTTGTTATGGGAACTAGTACTCTTTTCAGGACATCTGACCGGAGTGAGAATGTTTCCGTGAAGATTCTTCACAAAGGAGACGACTGTGGGTTCTATAAGGTTGAGGGCATGGGTCATAAAATGATCCAATATCAAGAGAGTCTACTTCGGATAGATGATTAG
- the LOC126785952 gene encoding peptidyl-prolyl cis-trans isomerase CYP71, with amino-acid sequence MAEEPQNGNAIAAESEEEPIVGPGPAPRARPKRPLQFEQAYLDALPSALMYEKSYMHRDVVTHVAVSAAEFVVTGSVDGHLKFWKKKPIGIEFAKHFRSHLGPIEGLAVSADGLLCCTISNDPSVKIYDVVNYDMMAMIHTSFVPGAVEWVYKQGDVKARLAISDRNSSYVHIFDARAGTNEPLISRKIHLGPVKFMRYNHEYDTVISADEKGMIEYWNPATLEFPENGMKFRFKSDTNLFDIVKCKTSVSSIEVSPDGKQFSVTSPDRRIRVFWFLTGKIRRVYDESLEVAQDLQRSDVPLYQLEAIDFGRRMAVEKEIEKTETAPQPNAVFDESSNFLIYPTLLGIKVVNLQTNKVARILGKVENNDRFLRIALYQGDRSSKKVRKIPAAAANVNESKEPLSDPTLICCAFKKHRIYLFSQREPEEPEDATKGRDVFNEKPPADELLAASEIGKSVTTSLPDNVIMHTTMGDIHMKLYPEECPKTVENFTTHCRNGYYDNHIFHRVIKGFMIQTGDPLGDGTGGQSIWGREFEDEFHKSLRHDRPFTVSMANAGQNTNGSQFFITTVATPWLDNKHTVFGRVIKGMDVVQAIEKVKTNKDDKPHQDVKILNVTVPKS; translated from the exons ATGGCGGAGGAGCCTCAGAACGGTAACGCGATCGCGGCGGAGAGTGAGGAGGAGCCGATAGTCGGGCCTGGTCCGGCGCCTCGAGCTCGGCCCAAGCGCCCTCTCCAGTTCGAGCAGGCTTACCTCGATGCCTTACCCTCCGCTCTCAT GTACGAAAAGAGTTATATGCACAGAGATGTGGTTACTCATGTTGCTGTGTCGGCGGCCGAATTTGTTGTCACTGGAAGTGTCGATG GACACTTGAAGTTCTGGAAGAAAAAGCCTATTGGCATTGAATTTGCAAAGCATTTTAGGTCTCACCTTGGTCCCATTGAAGGTCTAGCT GTTAGTGCTGATGGTTTGCTTTGCTGTACAATTTCAAATGATCCTTCCGTGAAGATATATGATGTTGTCAACTATGATATGATGGCCATGATTCACACATCCTTTGTTCCTGGTGCTGTTGAGTGGGTCTACAAACAAGGGGATGTCAAAGCCAGGCTTGCGATCAGTGATAGAAACTCATCATATGTACACATTTTTGATGCGCGGGCTGGTACAAATGAACCTTTAATATCCAGAAAG ATACACTTGGGCCCGGTGAAATTCATGAGATACAATCATGAATATGATACGGTGATATCAGCTGATGAGAAGGGAATGATTGAATATTGGAATCCCGCTACACTTGAGTTCCCAGAGAATGG GATGAAATTCAGATTTAAAAGTGACACAAATCTCTTTGATATAGTGAAATGCAAAACTTCAGTTTCTTCAATTGAG GTTAGCCCAGATGGCAAACAATTTTCGGTTACGTCACCTGACCGTAGGATACGTGTATTTTGGTTTTTAACTGGTAAAATACGACGAGTTTATGATGAATCCCTTGAG GTCGCCCAAGATCTCCAAAGAAGTGATGTACCTTTGTACCAGCTGGAAGCTATAGACTTTGGTCGAAGGATGGCTGTTGAGAAAGAGATAGAGAAAACAGAAACTGCGCCACAGCCGAATGCAGTTTTTGATGAGAGCTcaaattttcttatatatcCAACTCTTCTTGGGATAAAA GTTGTAAACTTACAGACTAATAAAGTTGCCCGCATCCTTGGAAAAGTGGAAAACAATGATAGGTTCTTGAGAATTGCCTTATACCAAGGCGACAGAAGCAGTAAAAAAGTTAGAAAAATTCCTGCAGCTGCAGCAAATGTCAATGAGAGCAAAGAGCCTTTGTCAGATCCCACTCTCATATGTTGCGCCTTCAAGAAACACAGAATCTATTTGTTCAG TCAGAGAGAACCAGAAGAGCCAGAAGATGCAACAAAGGGAAGAGATGTGTTTAATGAGAAGCCTCCTGCTGATGAGCTCTTGGCTGCCTCTGAAATAGGCAAATCAGTCACAACGTCCCTGCCAGACAATGTG ATTATGCATACAACTATGGGTGACATACACATGAAGTTGTATCCAGAAGAATGCCCTAAAACTGTGGAGAACTTCACAACGCACTGCCGGAATGGCTATTATGATAACCACATATTTCATCGCGTCATCAAAGGTTTCATGATACAAACAGGAGATCCTTTGGGAGATGGTACTGGTGGCCAATCTATTTGGGGAAGGGAGTTCGAGGATGAATTTCACAAAAG TTTACGACATGATAGGCCTTTTACTGTATCAATGGCAAATGCTGGCCAAAACACAAATGGATCTCAGTTCTTTATCACAACGGTAGCTACTCCATGGCTGGACAACAAGCACACAGTTTTTGGAAGAGTGATTAAGGGAATGGATGTTGTTCAG GCTATAGAAAAAGTAAAGACAAACAAAGATGACAAGCCCCACCAAGATGTGAAAATTCTCAATGTTACTGTCCCCAAGTCCTAA